A DNA window from Pseudodesulfovibrio thermohalotolerans contains the following coding sequences:
- a CDS encoding DUF4389 domain-containing protein: protein MSTEARATTVSRSEILKRFIVTLVCLIFFEVLTLIIEVATLFQYGYLLVSRKRSEPLRRMCNNLSQYGYRIMRYATLNDNRRPFPFAPFPEDGDCEPPAKQVQFR, encoded by the coding sequence ATGTCTACTGAAGCAAGAGCGACCACCGTCAGCCGCAGCGAAATACTGAAGCGGTTTATCGTCACCCTGGTTTGCCTCATCTTTTTCGAGGTTCTGACCTTGATAATCGAGGTGGCGACCCTGTTCCAATACGGCTATCTGCTCGTCTCCAGGAAACGGAGCGAACCCCTCAGGCGGATGTGCAACAACCTGTCGCAGTACGGCTACAGGATCATGCGCTACGCCACCCTGAACGACAACCGGCGGCCTTTCCCCTTTGCCCCGTTCCCCGAGGACGGGGATTGCGAGCCGCCCGCCAAGCAGGTACAGTTCCGCTGA
- a CDS encoding HD-GYP domain-containing protein, translating to MIKKIPIEDLKPGMEVVRVAKEMWYHLPYLYADPGIIESEEEVARLQDLGYREVFVAVDEEGDESDDTRLSQFAAAREDAPERPARVPFQQAISSAMVTYEDAMAHAMRIVHDAKLGRKMDYAASLETAGAIVESAVSNPDTLICLAKLSEFDDYTYTHCINVAAISVVFGEYIGMSREELVLLGVAGMMHDLGKTTVPARIINKPGPLTSAERDEVRRHPEYGHDLLRRNSDIPAKVLKAVLHHHERYNGSGYPESLLRKDIPAFARILCLADVYDALTSDRCYKNAILPNKALGIMYGMRDQDFDPTEVQLFIKCLGIFPAGSFVRLNTGEYALVFESNSREPLNPKIRIIMDADMKPIRTRDVDLTQRVDRGKAIEILECADPSTYRRTLMNYLAPN from the coding sequence ATGATTAAAAAAATCCCCATCGAAGACCTGAAGCCAGGCATGGAAGTGGTCCGGGTGGCCAAGGAAATGTGGTACCACCTGCCCTACCTGTATGCCGACCCCGGCATCATCGAATCCGAGGAGGAGGTGGCCCGCCTTCAGGACCTGGGCTACCGGGAGGTCTTCGTCGCCGTCGACGAGGAGGGGGACGAGTCCGACGATACCCGCCTGAGCCAGTTCGCCGCCGCGCGTGAGGACGCCCCGGAACGGCCGGCGCGCGTTCCGTTCCAGCAGGCCATCTCTTCCGCCATGGTCACCTACGAGGATGCCATGGCCCACGCCATGCGCATTGTCCACGACGCCAAGCTGGGACGCAAAATGGACTATGCCGCGTCTCTGGAGACCGCCGGAGCCATCGTGGAATCCGCCGTGTCCAACCCGGACACCCTGATCTGCCTCGCCAAGCTGTCCGAATTCGACGACTACACCTATACCCATTGCATCAACGTGGCCGCCATCAGCGTGGTCTTCGGCGAATACATCGGCATGTCCCGTGAGGAACTGGTCCTGCTCGGCGTGGCCGGAATGATGCACGACCTGGGCAAAACCACGGTCCCCGCCCGGATCATCAACAAGCCCGGCCCGCTGACCTCGGCGGAGCGGGATGAGGTGCGACGCCACCCGGAATACGGGCACGATCTTCTGCGGCGCAACAGCGACATCCCCGCCAAAGTCCTCAAGGCCGTGCTGCACCACCACGAGCGGTACAACGGCTCGGGCTACCCCGAAAGCCTCCTCCGCAAGGATATCCCGGCCTTCGCCCGCATCCTCTGCCTGGCCGACGTGTACGACGCCCTGACTTCCGACAGGTGCTACAAGAACGCCATCCTGCCCAACAAGGCGCTGGGCATCATGTACGGTATGCGCGACCAGGACTTCGACCCCACGGAGGTCCAACTGTTCATCAAATGTCTGGGCATCTTCCCGGCGGGCAGCTTTGTGCGCCTGAACACCGGCGAATACGCCCTGGTCTTCGAAAGCAACTCGCGCGAACCGCTCAACCCGAAGATCCGAATCATCATGGACGCGGACATGAAACCCATCCGGACGCGCGATGTGGACCTGACCCAACGGGTGGACCGGGGCAAGGCCATCGAGATACTGGAATGCGCCGATCCTTCGACCTACCGCAGGACCCTGATGAACTACCTGGCCCCGAACTGA
- a CDS encoding cysteine-rich small domain-containing protein — protein sequence MKNSHRFFSNTDCEYFPCHKTRRPERFNCMFCYCPLYFFEECGGNYIVLDSGVKDCTNCLIPHTPEGYDHILGRLKARFAEIRGAASEKK from the coding sequence ATGAAGAACAGCCATCGCTTTTTCAGCAACACGGACTGCGAGTATTTCCCCTGCCACAAGACCAGGCGGCCGGAGCGTTTCAACTGCATGTTCTGCTACTGCCCGCTCTATTTCTTCGAGGAGTGCGGAGGCAACTACATTGTCCTTGATTCGGGCGTAAAAGACTGCACCAACTGCCTCATTCCGCATACGCCGGAGGGATACGACCATATTCTGGGTCGGCTGAAGGCGCGTTTCGCCGAGATTCGCGGGGCGGCTTCCGAAAAGAAGTGA